The Equus caballus isolate H_3958 breed thoroughbred chromosome 13, TB-T2T, whole genome shotgun sequence genome includes a window with the following:
- the LOC138917162 gene encoding protein disulfide-isomerase-like protein of the testis: MAEELGKAAEIMGKGKNGVGFGKVDITIEKELQKEFDIKKTPDLKLFFEGNRSEPISCKGVVESTALVVWLRRQISQKAFLFTDTQQVVEFVKSRPLVIIGFFQVLGSRGGRCLFDW, from the exons ATGGCTGAGGAGCTGGGCAAAGCTGCGGAGATCATGGGCAAAGGCAAGAATGGGGTCGGCTTTGGCAAAGTGGACATCACCATCGAGAAAGAACTTCAGAAGGAGTTTGACATTAAGAAGACCCCAGATTTGAAGCTGTTTTTTGAGGGGAACAGATCAGAGCCCATCAGCTGCAAAG GAGTGGTTGAATCTACTGCCTTGGTTGTTTGGTTGAGAAGACAAATTAGCCAGAAAGCATTTTTGTTCACTGATACCCAGCAGGTGGTAGAATTTGTGAAATCCAGGCCCTTGGTCATCATTGGCTTCTTCCAGGTACTGGGTTCAAGAGGTGGGAGGTGCCTTTTTGACTGGTGA